Proteins encoded by one window of Chondromyces crocatus:
- a CDS encoding c-type cytochrome, translating to MRKRKRSHLIWTAAFLLVTQAACDAKTGDVREWTPSDHDQPARPGAQVSARPAGEGFDPGLVDLAWQRNCFTCHGARGRGDGPQGPMVRAPDLTDPAWQGRVTDAQIAETIRKGRNQMPAFDLPDQVIEGLVQRVRASRAP from the coding sequence ATGCGAAAGCGGAAGCGCTCGCACCTCATCTGGACCGCAGCCTTCCTCCTCGTCACGCAGGCAGCGTGCGACGCCAAGACCGGCGACGTTCGGGAGTGGACGCCCTCCGACCATGACCAGCCGGCGAGACCCGGGGCCCAGGTCTCCGCACGCCCCGCCGGTGAAGGGTTCGATCCCGGTCTCGTGGATCTGGCCTGGCAGCGCAACTGCTTCACCTGCCACGGCGCGCGTGGACGAGGAGACGGCCCCCAGGGGCCCATGGTCCGGGCGCCCGATCTGACGGACCCGGCCTGGCAGGGCCGCGTGACGGACGCCCAGATCGCCGAGACCATCCGCAAAGGCCGCAATCAGATGCCAGCCTTCGATCTGCCAGACCAGGTCATCGAGGGTCTGGTGCAGCGCGTCCGAGCGTCCCGTGCCCCCTGA
- a CDS encoding TIGR04552 family protein: protein MTHDATVGRLKRLEEFTLMDLEAVNLVLRGDSVIDWHRLELKTEEEARALLLAQEFRPDEPSDRAHLENLKNEAIGYLRRHFDFPIPSPVARASVEDLLLLASGKGHRQLCACTILKAMHIIHHVAGRELLFSIPMSDQDVFHLVEEKVYRVIGGMLAAGFPITEFIGGRKNKDSLYTKLLSKTDTTASAIYDKLRFRIVTRSADDLLPVLLYLTERLLPFNYVTPKQSINTILHFRSYCDSKPLLRSLLSQLQTEVDDDLKVGDNSFSDQDYRVIHFVVDLPVRLPQEILEMAPPAAWSLGPLVFVLCEFQLLDRDTEASNEVGDASHARYKERQKQAVKRRLKIGVRPLREPKR from the coding sequence ATGACGCACGACGCTACGGTCGGTCGACTGAAACGGCTCGAAGAGTTCACCTTGATGGACCTCGAGGCGGTGAACCTCGTATTGAGGGGTGACTCCGTCATCGACTGGCACCGGCTGGAGCTGAAGACCGAGGAGGAGGCCCGAGCGCTCCTTCTCGCGCAGGAATTCCGGCCCGATGAGCCGTCCGATCGCGCCCACCTCGAGAACCTCAAGAACGAGGCCATCGGCTATCTCCGCAGGCATTTCGACTTCCCGATCCCGAGCCCCGTCGCTCGCGCGTCGGTCGAAGACCTGCTCCTCCTCGCGTCGGGCAAGGGCCACCGGCAGCTGTGTGCATGCACGATCCTCAAAGCAATGCACATCATCCATCACGTCGCCGGACGTGAACTCCTCTTCTCCATTCCGATGTCCGACCAGGATGTCTTTCACCTGGTGGAGGAGAAGGTCTACCGCGTCATCGGCGGCATGCTCGCCGCTGGCTTCCCGATCACCGAATTCATCGGCGGCAGGAAAAACAAGGACTCGCTCTACACGAAGCTGCTCTCGAAGACGGACACCACGGCGTCCGCCATCTACGACAAGCTCCGGTTCCGGATCGTCACGCGCAGCGCAGACGACCTCCTGCCCGTATTGCTCTACCTGACCGAACGGCTCCTCCCGTTCAACTACGTCACGCCAAAGCAGAGCATCAATACGATCCTTCATTTCAGATCGTATTGCGATAGCAAGCCCTTGCTACGTTCCCTGCTGTCGCAGCTGCAGACGGAGGTCGACGACGACCTCAAGGTGGGAGACAACAGCTTCAGCGACCAGGACTATCGGGTCATCCACTTCGTCGTGGATCTCCCCGTACGCCTGCCACAAGAAATTCTGGAGATGGCTCCGCCCGCCGCGTGGTCGCTCGGACCGCTCGTCTTCGTCCTCTGCGAATTTCAGCTGCTCGACCGGGACACGGAAGCTTCGAATGAAGTCGGCGACGCGAGCCACGCCCGGTACAAAGAACGTCAGAAGCAGGCCGTGAAACGGCGACTCAAGATCGGCGTCCGGCCTCTGCGTGAGCCAAAGCGCTAG
- a CDS encoding Crp/Fnr family transcriptional regulator — MMMGKDATARNVRVQPGALAADGALDLDARKRRIIRRGALGNAASPASQTILAEAGTIQRIAKGRPLVTQGEAAIAISMLSLGRVRLTRGLNDGKTLSLGYRGAGDVLGEAALGGVTTHRESAIATEDVEALQVPLQTFKSLMASDANFAAVLVSSLIERHTDTEERLASMLFRNVEARLCEFLLKAATRWGIPDPRGVLISAPFTHQEMASMIGSTRETVTLTLGELRRKGVIEIDRRRIVVLDRDALKSRI, encoded by the coding sequence ATGATGATGGGTAAGGACGCGACAGCACGGAACGTTCGGGTTCAGCCAGGCGCCCTGGCGGCTGATGGGGCCCTTGATCTCGACGCGCGGAAGCGCCGGATCATCCGCCGAGGAGCGCTTGGAAACGCCGCTTCACCGGCGTCGCAGACCATTCTCGCCGAGGCGGGCACCATTCAGCGCATCGCCAAGGGGCGGCCTCTCGTCACGCAAGGCGAGGCGGCGATCGCCATCTCCATGCTGAGCCTCGGCCGGGTTCGGCTGACGCGCGGCCTGAACGATGGCAAGACCCTGTCCCTCGGGTACCGAGGGGCTGGCGATGTGCTCGGTGAAGCCGCTCTCGGAGGTGTCACCACCCACCGGGAGAGCGCGATCGCCACGGAGGACGTGGAGGCGCTCCAGGTGCCCCTGCAGACGTTCAAGAGCCTGATGGCGAGCGACGCGAACTTCGCGGCCGTGCTGGTCAGCTCGCTCATCGAACGCCACACCGATACAGAGGAGCGGCTCGCGTCGATGCTTTTCCGCAACGTGGAAGCGCGCCTCTGCGAGTTCCTGCTGAAGGCGGCGACCCGCTGGGGGATCCCTGACCCGCGCGGCGTGCTCATCTCCGCGCCGTTCACGCACCAGGAAATGGCGAGCATGATTGGCTCGACGCGCGAGACCGTGACGCTGACGCTCGGTGAGCTGCGTCGCAAGGGTGTGATCGAGATCGATCGCCGTCGAATCGTGGTGCTGGACCGTGATGCCCTTAAGAGCCGGATCTAG
- a CDS encoding DUF507 family protein encodes MRLFSGKVVPLAEELITALVENKDIECESKHEATLDLQAVFHSYLQSEREATEKAKDILQARGLPQSEFSRIRRLAAEQKGIKVGEDVLDYLLDQLIEMLLHSHNIDEVFGEDHDLRRRMRPVLRKYLELDEALDAEVRSKLRHVQEGSRTWEVEYKRVMDDIQRRKGLV; translated from the coding sequence ATGCGCCTCTTTAGCGGCAAAGTAGTCCCCCTTGCGGAAGAACTGATCACCGCACTCGTGGAAAACAAGGATATCGAGTGCGAATCGAAGCATGAGGCAACCCTGGACCTCCAGGCGGTGTTTCACAGCTATCTACAATCCGAACGTGAGGCGACCGAGAAGGCCAAGGACATTCTCCAGGCGCGCGGTCTCCCTCAGAGTGAATTCAGCCGGATCCGGCGACTCGCTGCCGAGCAGAAAGGCATCAAGGTCGGCGAGGACGTCCTGGATTACCTGCTCGATCAGCTCATCGAGATGCTGCTGCACTCGCACAACATCGATGAAGTGTTCGGTGAGGACCACGACCTCCGCCGTCGGATGCGCCCGGTACTCCGGAAGTACCTGGAGCTCGACGAGGCGCTCGACGCCGAGGTCCGCAGCAAGCTGCGTCATGTGCAGGAGGGCTCGCGGACCTGGGAGGTCGAGTACAAGCGCGTCATGGACGACATCCAGCGACGCAAAGGGCTCGTCTGA
- a CDS encoding SDR family oxidoreductase: MSTQPRYLVTGGAGFIGSNIVSALTAAGEHVRVLDNLATGRWEHLDGIPAQSQIERITGDIRDPEAVAKAARGVEVIFHQAALGSVPRSVETPIESDTVNVNGTVTVLDVARRQGVRRVVFAASSSAYGETPELPKHEGMTPLPLSPYAVTKLACEHYLKVFAGIYGLETLNLRYFNVFGPNQTPDGAYAAAIPRFVDAALSGRAIPIYGDGEQTRDFCYVDNAVLANLLAATSPRRFAGEVINIAGGRRIALNSLVHEISRVLGRELAVDHLAPRAGDIRHSLADISRAKELIGYEPRVRWEDGIQPTVSYLQTLREQGPSSASTQMTSSRVELPKPAAT, translated from the coding sequence ATGTCCACGCAGCCCCGCTACCTGGTCACCGGCGGCGCCGGTTTCATCGGGAGCAACATCGTCTCGGCGCTGACCGCAGCCGGGGAGCATGTCCGAGTCCTCGACAACCTCGCGACCGGGCGCTGGGAGCACCTGGACGGGATCCCGGCCCAGTCGCAGATCGAGCGAATCACTGGCGACATCCGTGACCCGGAGGCCGTGGCGAAGGCCGCCCGTGGGGTCGAGGTCATCTTCCACCAGGCAGCCCTCGGTTCCGTGCCGCGGAGCGTCGAGACCCCGATCGAGTCGGACACGGTCAATGTGAATGGCACGGTGACGGTGCTCGACGTCGCGCGACGGCAAGGCGTACGGCGTGTCGTGTTCGCCGCCTCCTCCAGCGCCTACGGAGAGACGCCCGAGCTGCCGAAGCACGAGGGGATGACGCCGCTGCCCTTGTCGCCCTACGCGGTGACCAAGCTGGCCTGCGAGCACTACCTCAAGGTCTTCGCCGGCATCTATGGCCTCGAGACGTTGAACCTCCGCTACTTCAACGTCTTCGGTCCCAACCAGACCCCTGATGGCGCCTACGCGGCAGCGATCCCCCGCTTCGTCGACGCCGCCCTCTCCGGACGCGCCATCCCCATCTACGGTGACGGAGAGCAGACCCGCGACTTCTGCTACGTCGACAACGCCGTCCTCGCCAACCTGCTCGCCGCGACCTCCCCCCGCCGCTTCGCTGGCGAGGTGATCAACATCGCCGGGGGACGCCGCATCGCCCTGAACTCGCTCGTCCACGAGATCTCCCGCGTCCTCGGGCGCGAACTCGCGGTCGATCACCTGGCGCCCCGCGCCGGCGACATCCGTCACTCGCTCGCCGACATCTCCCGCGCAAAAGAACTCATCGGCTATGAGCCCCGGGTGCGCTGGGAGGACGGCATCCAGCCGACCGTGTCGTATCTCCAGACACTGCGCGAGCAAGGGCCGTCATCCGCCTCTACGCAGATGACCTCATCCAGGGTCGAGCTGCCGAAGCCGGCAGCCACCTAG
- a CDS encoding YicC/YloC family endoribonuclease — protein sequence MTGFGLAEAPLGNGRVVAEIRTVNQRFLDVRIKLPRELADLTLFSEQIVRERLRRGRVELHLRLEGVAFEAGVLDKDRARAAYRALAELRDELSPGAEVPLSLLTAVPELFSPTHAPQMEVSRESTRLAIDRAIRDMDAMCRREGETIAADMRNRVTAVRESTEQIVERATTAHRALHQRMRERLEKLLEGTDVEFDPLRLEAEVALLAERTDITEEIVRLKSHLEQFEGVLLASANEPCGRKLDFLLQEMLREANTLSAKAQDALISQHAVAMKVELERLREQAQNVE from the coding sequence ATGACCGGCTTCGGGCTGGCAGAAGCACCGCTCGGGAACGGGCGCGTCGTCGCCGAGATCCGGACCGTCAACCAGCGGTTCCTCGACGTCCGGATCAAGCTGCCGCGCGAGCTCGCCGACCTGACGCTGTTCTCAGAGCAGATCGTGCGCGAGCGCCTCCGCAGGGGGCGGGTGGAGCTGCACCTCCGCCTGGAAGGCGTGGCCTTCGAGGCCGGCGTCCTCGACAAAGACCGCGCCCGAGCCGCCTACCGAGCCCTCGCCGAGCTGCGCGACGAACTCTCGCCCGGCGCCGAGGTCCCTCTCTCCCTGCTCACCGCGGTCCCCGAGCTGTTCTCCCCGACCCACGCGCCCCAGATGGAGGTCTCGCGCGAGTCCACGCGGCTCGCCATCGACCGCGCAATCCGGGACATGGACGCCATGTGTCGCCGCGAAGGCGAGACCATCGCGGCAGACATGCGCAACCGCGTCACGGCGGTACGAGAGTCCACAGAGCAGATCGTCGAGAGAGCCACGACCGCGCACCGCGCCCTCCACCAGCGCATGCGCGAGCGCCTGGAGAAGCTCCTCGAAGGCACCGACGTCGAGTTCGATCCTCTCCGCCTGGAGGCGGAAGTGGCCCTCCTCGCCGAACGCACCGACATCACCGAGGAGATCGTTCGGCTCAAGAGCCACCTCGAGCAGTTCGAAGGAGTCCTGCTCGCGAGCGCGAACGAGCCCTGTGGGAGGAAGCTCGACTTCCTCCTGCAGGAGATGCTACGCGAGGCGAATACCCTGAGCGCCAAGGCCCAGGACGCCCTCATCTCCCAGCACGCCGTGGCGATGAAGGTCGAGCTGGAGCGCCTGCGCGAACAGGCACAGAACGTAGAGTGA
- the gmk gene encoding guanylate kinase codes for MSSEAADDDFLLLIVSSPSGAGKTTLCSRLRSEFPELRFSVSHTTRKPRPNEVDGREYHFVDTPTFEQMVRGNAFAEWARVHGHLYGTSLKEIELARTTARGILFDIDYQGARQIRAALDEAVCVFILPPTMAELERRLRGRGTEDEQATLRRLQNARGEIEHYGFFDYVIVNDEVDRAYDQLRAVVFAERCRRRRRARMCERLLTERRSER; via the coding sequence ATGTCGAGCGAAGCTGCAGACGACGATTTTCTTCTCCTGATCGTCTCGTCCCCCTCCGGCGCCGGAAAGACGACGCTCTGCAGCCGGCTCAGGAGCGAGTTCCCCGAGCTGCGCTTCTCGGTGTCGCACACGACGCGCAAGCCCAGGCCGAATGAGGTCGACGGCCGCGAGTACCATTTCGTCGACACCCCCACCTTCGAGCAGATGGTCCGCGGCAACGCCTTCGCCGAGTGGGCTCGGGTCCACGGCCACCTTTACGGAACCAGCCTGAAAGAGATCGAACTCGCCCGGACGACGGCGCGGGGGATCCTGTTCGACATCGACTACCAGGGCGCTCGACAGATTCGCGCGGCGCTCGACGAGGCCGTGTGCGTGTTCATCCTGCCGCCCACCATGGCCGAGCTGGAACGTCGCCTGCGCGGCCGTGGCACCGAAGACGAGCAGGCCACCTTGCGCCGCCTCCAGAACGCGCGCGGCGAGATCGAGCACTACGGGTTCTTCGATTACGTGATCGTCAACGACGAAGTCGATCGTGCCTACGATCAGCTCCGCGCCGTCGTCTTCGCCGAACGGTGTCGCCGGCGCCGCCGCGCGAGGATGTGCGAGCGCCTCCTGACCGAGCGACGGAGCGAGCGATGA
- the mtnP gene encoding S-methyl-5'-thioadenosine phosphorylase, with translation MKGPTLAIIGGSGLYEMGWLEDAEEVSVATPYGLPSDAILRGRVRDGDVTVLFIPRHGRGHRFSPSTINYRANVCALKMLGATHVLSVSAVGSLREEIAPGSLVVVDQFIDHTRHRVSTFFDEGVVAHVGFADPVCPILADAVHHIATEESIPVHRGGTYVCIEGPQFSTRAESMVYRGWGAHVIGMTNMPEAKLAREAELSYATLALVTDYDCWRADTEAVNIDAVIDVLNRNVGHARNVAQRLARKLPDVTTSPAQSALKRAIITAPKLMAPDARARLEWLLGPQG, from the coding sequence ATGAAGGGGCCCACCCTCGCCATCATCGGCGGCAGCGGCCTGTACGAGATGGGGTGGCTCGAGGACGCCGAAGAGGTGTCCGTCGCCACGCCGTACGGGCTGCCGAGCGACGCGATCCTGCGGGGCCGCGTCCGCGACGGCGACGTCACCGTCTTGTTCATCCCGCGACACGGGCGTGGCCACCGCTTCTCCCCCTCGACGATCAACTACAGGGCCAACGTCTGCGCGCTGAAGATGCTCGGCGCCACCCACGTCCTCAGCGTCAGCGCGGTCGGCTCCCTGCGCGAAGAGATCGCTCCTGGCAGCCTCGTCGTCGTCGATCAGTTCATCGACCACACACGCCACCGCGTCTCGACCTTCTTCGACGAAGGCGTCGTCGCGCATGTCGGCTTCGCCGATCCGGTATGCCCCATCCTCGCGGACGCCGTCCACCACATCGCCACCGAGGAATCCATCCCGGTGCATCGAGGCGGCACCTACGTCTGCATCGAGGGCCCCCAGTTCTCGACCCGCGCCGAGAGCATGGTCTACCGAGGCTGGGGCGCGCACGTCATCGGGATGACCAACATGCCCGAGGCGAAACTCGCCCGCGAGGCCGAGCTCTCCTACGCCACCCTGGCCCTGGTCACCGACTACGACTGCTGGAGAGCCGACACCGAGGCGGTGAACATCGACGCCGTCATCGACGTCTTGAACCGCAACGTGGGCCATGCCCGCAACGTTGCCCAGCGCCTCGCCCGGAAGCTCCCCGACGTCACGACGAGCCCCGCCCAGAGCGCCTTGAAACGCGCGATCATCACGGCGCCCAAGCTCATGGCCCCCGACGCCCGAGCGCGGCTCGAGTGGCTGCTCGGCCCCCAAGGATGA
- a CDS encoding PfkB family carbohydrate kinase yields the protein MAFDDLELPTGSERDVIGGSATYAAFAAAVFAPVRVVAVVGDDFPETMLTTMRGRDIDVTGVERAAGKTFRWAGRYDTDLIHRTTLDTQLNVFASFNPKLPDSFRSTPFLLLGNNHPALQLDVLEQVNNPAFVVADTMNFWISGEPQTLASMLRRIDTLVVNDEEARQLSGIYNIRRAARDILKRGPKRVIIKRGEHGALLFDEEGIFAAPGFPLEDVVDPTGAGDSFAGGLLGYLATQQQVTALSLRRAMLHATATASFCVEAVGTRRISTLTREDVTHRVTEIRTLYEFGASTM from the coding sequence ATGGCCTTTGACGACCTCGAGCTCCCCACCGGGAGCGAGCGTGATGTCATCGGCGGCTCCGCGACGTACGCCGCCTTCGCAGCCGCGGTCTTCGCCCCTGTCCGGGTCGTCGCCGTGGTCGGCGACGACTTCCCGGAGACGATGCTCACCACCATGCGTGGCCGGGACATCGACGTGACCGGCGTCGAGCGTGCTGCAGGAAAGACCTTCCGCTGGGCCGGGCGCTACGACACGGACCTCATCCACCGGACCACCCTCGACACCCAGCTCAACGTCTTCGCCTCGTTCAACCCGAAGCTGCCCGACTCCTTCCGGAGCACCCCTTTCCTCCTCCTCGGCAACAACCACCCGGCGCTCCAGCTCGACGTCCTCGAGCAGGTCAACAACCCGGCGTTCGTCGTCGCCGACACGATGAACTTCTGGATTTCCGGGGAACCCCAGACGCTTGCGTCCATGCTGCGCCGCATCGATACCCTCGTCGTCAACGACGAGGAGGCGCGGCAGCTCTCGGGCATCTACAACATCCGACGAGCAGCCCGGGACATCCTGAAGCGAGGCCCGAAGCGGGTGATCATCAAGCGCGGCGAGCACGGCGCGCTCCTCTTCGACGAAGAGGGCATCTTCGCCGCCCCCGGCTTCCCCCTCGAAGACGTCGTCGATCCCACGGGCGCTGGTGACTCCTTTGCGGGTGGCCTCCTCGGCTACCTGGCCACCCAGCAGCAGGTCACGGCCCTCTCCCTCCGCCGCGCCATGCTCCACGCGACCGCGACGGCCTCTTTCTGCGTCGAGGCCGTCGGCACCCGACGGATCTCCACCTTGACCCGGGAAGACGTCACGCACCGCGTGACCGAGATCCGCACCCTGTACGAGTTCGGCGCGAGCACGATGTAG
- a CDS encoding serine/threonine protein kinase: MSTSQSLAPGKELGRYELLLPVAQGGMATVWAARQKGSRGFQKTVAIKTMLPALSDDAMFERMFLDEAALAARIHHPNVAEILDLGEQDEILYIVMEWVDGEALSVLARASKKNDILIPHRICLRIAAQACMGLHAAHELHDENDQALGIVHRDVSPQNILVTYDGHVKLVDFGVAKATNRAGGETSAGQLKGKIPYMSPEQAKGGNVDRRTDIFALGIVLYKLTTGIHPFAGDTDLATMTKIISQPALPPRARNPRYPADLEHVLMTCLQKDPDKRFQNMLELERAIQDCLLREGTTTDEDVANFVRTLMGDRGQKRRAQLRDAIRLLDERATAPALTDGPLVHENVSELLLTQMRSGVGRSIPAPRPSGSGLEMLPDSAVLTSPTALPVELPAGKRRRSGMVVAAAAIALTGLLGAGFVLSSNTPTTTTASTPTAAPTLDPAPPATAEPAAAAVTAAPSVEPAALDLSALPETPTEDVREPRAPRNDPRPATASTTKPTAAPTTTTPVKPSTKWVPSVTNPGF, translated from the coding sequence ATGAGCACCAGCCAGAGTCTAGCGCCAGGGAAGGAACTGGGACGCTACGAGCTCCTCCTGCCTGTCGCGCAGGGTGGAATGGCCACCGTGTGGGCTGCGCGGCAGAAAGGCTCGCGCGGCTTCCAGAAGACGGTCGCCATCAAGACCATGCTCCCTGCCCTCTCGGACGACGCCATGTTCGAGAGGATGTTCCTCGACGAGGCTGCCCTCGCCGCACGCATCCATCACCCCAACGTCGCCGAGATCCTCGATCTCGGCGAGCAAGACGAGATCCTCTACATCGTGATGGAGTGGGTGGACGGCGAAGCCCTCTCCGTTCTCGCGCGCGCCTCGAAGAAGAACGACATCCTCATCCCCCATCGCATCTGCCTCCGCATCGCCGCGCAGGCCTGCATGGGCCTCCACGCGGCGCACGAGCTGCACGACGAGAACGATCAGGCACTCGGCATCGTCCACCGCGACGTCTCGCCGCAGAACATCCTCGTCACCTACGACGGCCACGTGAAGCTCGTGGACTTCGGCGTCGCCAAGGCCACGAACCGCGCCGGAGGCGAGACCTCCGCGGGCCAGCTCAAAGGCAAAATCCCCTACATGTCGCCGGAGCAAGCCAAGGGCGGCAACGTCGACCGGCGCACCGACATCTTCGCGTTGGGGATCGTCCTCTACAAGCTGACCACCGGCATCCATCCCTTCGCCGGCGACACCGATCTCGCCACGATGACGAAGATCATCTCGCAGCCCGCGCTCCCTCCGCGCGCCCGCAACCCGCGCTACCCCGCCGATCTCGAGCACGTCCTCATGACGTGCCTGCAGAAGGATCCCGACAAGCGCTTCCAGAACATGCTCGAACTCGAGCGTGCCATTCAGGACTGCCTGCTCCGCGAAGGCACCACCACCGACGAAGACGTCGCCAACTTCGTCCGCACCCTCATGGGCGATCGCGGCCAGAAGCGCCGCGCCCAGCTCCGCGACGCGATCCGCCTGCTCGACGAGCGCGCCACCGCGCCTGCCTTGACGGATGGCCCCCTCGTCCACGAGAACGTGAGCGAACTCCTGCTCACCCAGATGCGCTCGGGTGTAGGTCGCAGCATCCCGGCCCCCCGCCCGAGCGGCTCTGGCCTGGAGATGCTCCCGGACTCCGCCGTCCTCACCTCGCCGACGGCCCTCCCGGTCGAACTCCCCGCTGGCAAGCGCCGCCGCTCGGGCATGGTCGTCGCCGCCGCCGCCATCGCCCTGACCGGCCTCCTCGGCGCCGGCTTCGTGCTCAGCAGCAACACCCCGACCACGACGACGGCCTCGACCCCCACCGCGGCCCCCACCCTCGACCCCGCGCCCCCCGCCACCGCGGAGCCGGCCGCCGCCGCGGTCACCGCCGCCCCCAGCGTCGAACCTGCCGCGCTCGACCTCAGCGCACTCCCCGAGACGCCCACCGAGGACGTGCGCGAGCCCCGCGCTCCGCGCAACGACCCCCGCCCGGCCACCGCCAGCACCACCAAGCCCACCGCGGCGCCCACCACCACAACACCCGTCAAGCCATCGACCAAGTGGGTCCCAAGCGTGACCAACCCCGGGTTCTGA
- a CDS encoding alpha/beta hydrolase: protein MGPKRDQPRVLTPRQQRQAREALALLASVAVILIALAARQSTGATPTAPASQAPLHATLRPPSPLPSGATPERITTPDPEMEPSCSFPDRGFGAYGDYRSLPFGKILVPPAGAIPAGGHYDLLIHFHGAEPVRREIAPLDLGLVIAVVDAGTRSSDYARAMRTYAWEALLGSIDRVVAEAASLPEAHVKHVAVSSWSAGSGAVAQILTAERKPDALVLLDSLYGGYAPGHRELIPGQLGPYVSLAEAASRGGPLLFLTHTTVPTVGYASTEETATFLLRQLGASASLVTPNDGDPLRLVRMYDGGSLYLRGYAGATREDHCAQLRLLPTILTEHILPAFAQGS from the coding sequence GTGGGTCCCAAGCGTGACCAACCCCGGGTTCTGACCCCTCGCCAGCAGCGCCAGGCGCGCGAAGCCCTGGCCCTGCTCGCGAGCGTCGCGGTGATCCTCATCGCGCTCGCGGCCCGCCAGTCCACAGGCGCCACCCCCACCGCGCCGGCGTCCCAGGCACCCCTCCACGCCACGCTCCGCCCCCCCTCGCCTCTCCCGAGCGGCGCCACTCCGGAGCGCATCACCACGCCGGATCCCGAGATGGAGCCGAGCTGCAGCTTCCCCGACCGCGGCTTCGGCGCCTACGGCGACTACCGCTCCCTCCCCTTCGGCAAGATCCTCGTCCCGCCCGCCGGAGCCATCCCTGCCGGCGGCCACTACGACCTCCTCATCCACTTCCACGGCGCCGAACCCGTGCGCCGCGAGATCGCCCCCCTCGACCTCGGCCTCGTCATCGCCGTCGTCGACGCCGGCACCCGCTCCAGCGACTACGCACGCGCCATGCGCACCTATGCGTGGGAAGCCCTCCTCGGCAGCATCGACCGCGTCGTCGCCGAGGCGGCCTCGCTCCCCGAAGCCCACGTGAAGCACGTCGCCGTCTCCTCCTGGAGCGCCGGCTCCGGCGCCGTCGCCCAGATCCTCACCGCCGAGCGAAAACCCGACGCCCTCGTCCTGCTCGACTCCCTCTACGGCGGCTACGCCCCGGGCCACCGTGAGCTGATCCCCGGCCAGCTCGGCCCCTACGTCTCCCTCGCCGAAGCCGCCTCACGCGGCGGCCCGCTCCTCTTCCTCACCCACACCACCGTCCCCACCGTCGGTTACGCCTCCACCGAGGAAACGGCGACGTTCCTCCTCCGACAGCTCGGCGCCAGCGCCTCCCTGGTGACCCCCAACGACGGCGATCCCCTCCGCCTCGTCCGCATGTACGACGGCGGCAGCCTCTATCTCCGCGGCTACGCCGGCGCGACCCGCGAAGATCACTGCGCCCAGCTCCGCCTCCTCCCCACCATCCTCACCGAGCACATCCTCCCCGCGTTCGCTCAAGGCAGCTGA